A region of Rhodospirillales bacterium DNA encodes the following proteins:
- a CDS encoding transglutaminase family protein — protein MTADDAAIGAARTRAKEVLARLTTLCAAGGHDIDVVEAALTLSLLRRPALDLDPYRAHVAALAAEIGALVKRRHPPLDALREVLAKGYGYRGDRETYDDPQNADLASVIDRRRGLPVALGLVWMGAARAQGWGCVGLGFPGHFLIRLEAGGAHAILDPFGEGAALEARDLRALLRSSAGAGAEIAPAHVAAVPDADVLLRLENNIKTRQLRAGDDAGAGATIERMTAIAPGRAELWFEAATIHAGAGAVGGAVKAFDRFLALDAAQPPSPDPEITAVRARARDRAASLAGTPAAA, from the coding sequence ATGACGGCGGACGACGCGGCGATCGGCGCGGCGCGGACGCGCGCGAAGGAGGTCCTCGCGCGGTTGACGACGCTGTGCGCCGCCGGCGGTCACGACATCGACGTCGTCGAGGCCGCGCTGACCCTGTCGCTCCTGCGCCGGCCGGCGCTCGACCTCGACCCCTACCGCGCGCATGTCGCGGCGCTCGCCGCCGAGATCGGCGCCCTCGTGAAACGCCGCCATCCGCCGCTCGACGCGCTGCGCGAGGTGCTGGCCAAGGGCTACGGCTACCGCGGCGACCGCGAGACCTACGACGATCCGCAGAACGCCGATCTCGCCAGCGTCATCGACCGCCGCCGCGGCCTGCCCGTCGCCCTCGGGCTGGTGTGGATGGGCGCGGCGCGGGCGCAGGGATGGGGCTGCGTCGGGCTGGGCTTCCCCGGCCATTTCCTGATCCGCCTCGAGGCCGGCGGCGCCCACGCCATCCTCGATCCGTTCGGCGAGGGCGCGGCGCTGGAGGCGCGCGACCTGCGCGCCCTGCTGCGGTCCTCCGCCGGCGCCGGCGCCGAGATCGCGCCGGCGCACGTCGCCGCCGTGCCCGACGCCGACGTGCTGCTGCGGCTCGAGAACAACATCAAGACGCGCCAGCTGCGCGCCGGCGACGACGCCGGCGCCGGCGCCACGATCGAGCGCATGACGGCGATCGCGCCGGGACGGGCCGAGCTGTGGTTCGAGGCCGCCACCATCCACGCCGGCGCCGGCGCGGTCGGCGGCGCCGTGAAGGCGTTCGACCGCTTCCTCGCGCTCGACGCCGCCCAGCCGCCCTCGCCCGATCCCGAGATCACCGCCGTCCGCGCCCGGGCGCGCGACCGCGCCGCCTCTCTTGCGGGAACTCCGGCGGCGGCTTAA
- the gshB gene encoding glutathione synthase, translating into MGLRVAFQMDHVSTVDIDGDSTFALALEAQKRGHAMFHYTPADLYFLDGRVRARVQPTTVRRVKGDHYALGAPEDLDLADVHVVWPRQDPPFDMAYLTTTHLLERIHPATLVVNDPAEVRNAPEKLFVTTFEGVMPPTLITSDAARIRGFRDVHKDIIIKPLYGNGGAGVFRVRPDDENLASLLEMFTKASREPLIAQRYVPEVRKGDKRIILIDGEAAGVVNRIPAEGEARSNMHVGGRAVKSTLTARDRWICDAIGPELRRRGMIFVGIDVIGDYLTEINVTSPTGLQQIDRFDGVNLEGRIWDAVEARRRGR; encoded by the coding sequence ATGGGGCTGAGGGTCGCTTTCCAGATGGACCACGTGTCGACCGTCGACATCGACGGCGATTCGACCTTCGCGCTGGCGTTGGAGGCGCAGAAGCGCGGCCACGCGATGTTCCACTACACGCCGGCCGACCTGTATTTCCTCGACGGCCGGGTGCGCGCCCGCGTCCAGCCGACGACCGTGCGGCGGGTCAAGGGCGACCACTACGCGCTGGGCGCGCCCGAGGACCTCGATCTCGCCGACGTCCACGTCGTCTGGCCGCGCCAGGATCCGCCGTTCGACATGGCCTACCTCACCACGACGCACCTGCTCGAGCGCATCCATCCCGCGACGCTGGTCGTCAACGACCCGGCCGAGGTGCGCAACGCGCCGGAGAAGCTGTTCGTCACGACGTTCGAGGGCGTCATGCCGCCGACGCTGATCACCAGCGACGCCGCGCGCATCCGCGGCTTCCGCGACGTGCACAAGGACATCATCATCAAGCCGCTCTACGGCAATGGCGGCGCCGGCGTGTTCCGCGTCAGGCCCGACGACGAGAACCTCGCCTCGCTGCTGGAGATGTTCACCAAGGCCTCGCGCGAGCCGCTGATCGCCCAGCGCTACGTGCCGGAGGTGCGCAAGGGCGACAAGCGCATCATCCTGATCGACGGCGAGGCCGCCGGCGTCGTCAACCGGATCCCGGCGGAGGGCGAGGCGCGCTCCAACATGCACGTCGGCGGCCGGGCCGTGAAGTCGACGCTGACGGCGCGCGACCGCTGGATATGCGACGCCATCGGCCCCGAGCTGAGGCGCCGTGGCATGATCTTCGTCGGCATCGACGTGATCGGCGACTATCTCACCGAGATCAACGTCACCTCGCCGACCGGCCTGCAGCAGATCGACCGCTTCGACGGCGTCAACCTCGAGGGCCGCATCTGGGACGCCGTCGAGGCGCGGCGGCGCGGCCGATGA
- a CDS encoding ankyrin repeat domain-containing protein — MKRIAAVLAAVLALAAAPAAAQIEILLSKPILGAVERGEIDAVRQALLKGESPNQIDARRQPLLILAVSKGHVEVAEVLLKGGAIVDATDGEGRTALLRAAERNDPEMVQLLLRRNAKPNIGDRAGMTPLMLAARNGSNEIARALLDRKANPNAADHTGRTALAYAREARRGSVGDLIRRAGGRE, encoded by the coding sequence ATGAAACGGATAGCAGCGGTTCTCGCGGCCGTCCTGGCGCTGGCGGCGGCGCCGGCGGCGGCGCAGATCGAAATCCTCCTCAGCAAGCCGATCCTCGGCGCCGTCGAGCGCGGCGAGATCGATGCCGTCCGCCAGGCGCTGCTGAAGGGTGAGAGCCCCAACCAGATCGACGCGCGGCGCCAGCCGCTGCTGATCCTCGCGGTGTCGAAAGGCCACGTCGAGGTCGCCGAGGTCCTGCTCAAGGGCGGCGCCATCGTCGACGCGACGGACGGCGAGGGCCGCACGGCCCTGCTGCGCGCCGCCGAGCGCAACGATCCGGAGATGGTCCAGCTCCTGCTGCGCCGCAACGCCAAGCCGAACATCGGCGACCGGGCGGGCATGACGCCCCTGATGCTGGCGGCGCGCAACGGATCGAACGAGATCGCGCGCGCCCTGCTCGACCGCAAGGCCAATCCGAACGCCGCCGACCACACCGGCAGGACCGCGCTCGCCTACGCCCGCGAGGCGCGCCGCGGCAGCGTCGGCGACCTGATCCGCCGGGCCGGCGGACGCGAGTGA
- a CDS encoding TauD/TfdA family dioxygenase, whose product MDAETARLPPEQDGPAAWYGPEVLRRDDWLVRLSPAEVAEIEAATDAFVARGTDIADMTAAAFPLPTVTARLARAKDELLRGRGFTVLRGLPVDRWTIRQSATAYFGLGVHIGSARSQNAKGHVLGHVKDMGLSSGDPNVRIYQTNERQTYHTDSCDVVGLLCLRTSRSGGLSTLVSSTTIFNEMRRRRPDLLALLMRPVATDRRGEVPEGMKPYFEIPVFNWHEGHLTAIYQRQYIDSAQRFADAPRIDAASREALDMFDSLANDPALNLHLEFTPGDVQLVHNHTLLHDRTGFVDWPEPERRRHLLRLWLAVPGARPLPPVFAQRYGRIDIGDRGGIVVPGTTRLHAPLEAA is encoded by the coding sequence ATGGACGCCGAGACCGCCCGACTACCGCCCGAACAGGACGGCCCCGCCGCCTGGTACGGCCCCGAGGTGCTGCGCCGCGACGACTGGCTGGTCCGCCTGTCGCCGGCGGAGGTCGCCGAGATCGAGGCGGCGACCGACGCCTTCGTGGCCCGCGGCACAGATATCGCGGACATGACCGCGGCCGCGTTTCCGCTGCCGACCGTCACCGCCCGCCTGGCGCGCGCCAAGGACGAGTTGCTGCGCGGCCGGGGGTTCACCGTGCTGCGCGGCCTGCCGGTCGACCGGTGGACCATCCGCCAGTCCGCGACCGCCTATTTCGGGCTCGGCGTGCATATCGGCTCGGCCCGTTCGCAAAACGCCAAGGGGCACGTGCTGGGCCACGTCAAGGACATGGGCCTCAGCAGCGGCGATCCCAACGTCCGCATCTACCAGACCAACGAGCGGCAGACCTACCACACCGATTCCTGCGACGTCGTCGGGTTGCTGTGCCTGCGCACGTCGCGCAGCGGCGGGTTGTCGACGCTGGTCAGCTCGACCACGATCTTCAACGAGATGCGCCGGCGGCGCCCCGATCTGCTGGCGCTGTTGATGCGCCCGGTCGCGACCGACCGGCGCGGCGAGGTGCCGGAGGGGATGAAGCCGTATTTCGAGATTCCCGTGTTCAACTGGCACGAGGGACATTTGACGGCGATCTACCAGCGCCAGTACATCGACAGCGCCCAGCGTTTCGCCGACGCGCCGCGCATCGACGCGGCGTCGCGCGAGGCCTTGGACATGTTCGATTCGCTGGCCAACGACCCGGCGCTCAACCTCCATCTGGAGTTCACGCCTGGCGACGTCCAGCTCGTGCACAACCACACGCTGCTGCACGACCGCACCGGCTTCGTGGACTGGCCCGAGCCCGAGCGCCGTCGCCATCTGCTGCGGCTATGGCTGGCTGTGCCCGGCGCCCGGCCGCTGCCGCCGGTGTTCGCGCAGCGCTACGGCAGGATCGACATCGGCGACCGTGGCGGCATCGTGGTGCCGGGGACGACCCGGCTGCACGCGCCGCTCGAGGCCGCCTGA
- a CDS encoding helix-turn-helix transcriptional regulator yields MSQRLDALWGASDDHLGVRVMAGHPVDVHVGLRVRQRRTLLGMSQEKLGESVGLTFQQIQKYERGANRIGSSRLYEFSKVLDVPVSYFFEDMPVNVLVGARKGRGRKGGFSEDAASFNEEKDPLAKRETLELVRGYYKIDDAKVRKRIFEMVKAVGSASRAVKLASAAKRK; encoded by the coding sequence ATGTCGCAGCGGCTAGACGCGTTGTGGGGCGCGTCGGACGATCATCTGGGAGTTCGAGTCATGGCAGGTCATCCCGTGGACGTCCATGTCGGGTTGCGTGTCCGGCAGCGGCGCACGCTCTTGGGCATGAGTCAGGAGAAACTCGGCGAATCGGTCGGCCTCACGTTCCAGCAGATCCAGAAGTACGAGCGCGGCGCCAACCGCATCGGTTCCAGCCGCTTGTACGAGTTCAGCAAGGTCCTGGACGTGCCGGTCTCGTACTTTTTCGAGGACATGCCGGTCAACGTGCTGGTCGGCGCCCGCAAGGGCCGCGGCCGCAAGGGCGGTTTCTCGGAGGACGCCGCCTCGTTCAACGAGGAGAAGGACCCGCTGGCCAAGCGCGAGACGCTCGAGCTGGTGCGCGGCTACTACAAGATCGACGACGCCAAGGTCCGCAAGCGCATCTTCGAGATGGTCAAGGCGGTCGGTTCGGCCTCCCGCGCCGTCAAGCTCGCCTCGGCGGCCAAGCGCAAGTAG
- the lnt gene encoding apolipoprotein N-acyltransferase produces MGVFDRVGAVARGIGGLRGWRRWALALALGTGAGFSMPPWHVFPLMPVGLVGLLWLLTGAAASGAARPGRRGMLDGTLWGTGYFTVGSLWILEAFQVPPADFAAFGPPIVGGLAVLLALFVGFAGSSWAWLVARRPAIGAGWRGPVAFGAASAGFEWLRGHVFTGYPWNPASHVWMFADALAQPAAWVGSYGLSALTVALLGLPAALTAVPRIGLGLAALALAAPFAAGALRLAPSTPASPTVSLRLVQPNVPQGEKWRRELRDRHFEQLMRLSTLERPAATKVVIWPETATPFVFAESPDYRRMAARIVPPGGYLLLGAPRGAMTPAETAVAPPGGQRPIWNSLHAVDGGGAILATYDKIHLVPLGEYLPLRRWFPILADTIGRGSFEAGAERRTIRLPGLPAMAVVICYEVIFPGAVVDGADRPGWILNVTNDSWFGESSGPHQHLVSARMRSIEEGLPQIRVANTGISAAIDPYGRIEARLGMNKTGVIDHELPAALPPTFYARWSDWTFLALLVGMLGIAGWGAGPRRR; encoded by the coding sequence ATGGGTGTGTTCGATCGCGTCGGCGCGGTGGCGCGCGGCATCGGCGGGCTGCGCGGCTGGCGCCGCTGGGCGCTGGCGCTGGCGCTGGGCACCGGCGCCGGCTTCTCGATGCCGCCATGGCATGTCTTCCCGCTGATGCCGGTGGGCCTCGTCGGCCTGCTGTGGCTGCTGACCGGCGCCGCCGCGTCCGGCGCGGCGCGGCCGGGCCGCCGCGGCATGCTCGACGGAACGCTGTGGGGCACGGGCTACTTCACCGTCGGCAGCCTGTGGATCCTCGAGGCGTTCCAGGTGCCGCCGGCGGATTTCGCCGCCTTCGGTCCGCCGATCGTCGGCGGCCTGGCGGTGCTGCTGGCCTTGTTCGTCGGCTTCGCGGGATCGAGCTGGGCATGGCTCGTGGCGCGCCGGCCTGCGATCGGCGCGGGCTGGCGCGGCCCGGTGGCGTTCGGCGCGGCGTCCGCGGGCTTCGAATGGCTGCGCGGCCACGTCTTCACCGGCTATCCGTGGAATCCCGCGTCCCACGTCTGGATGTTCGCCGACGCGCTGGCGCAGCCGGCGGCGTGGGTCGGCAGCTACGGGCTGAGCGCGCTCACCGTGGCGCTGCTCGGCCTGCCGGCGGCGCTGACCGCGGTGCCGCGGATCGGCCTCGGACTGGCGGCGCTGGCGCTGGCGGCGCCGTTCGCGGCCGGCGCGCTTCGGCTGGCGCCGTCGACACCGGCCTCGCCGACGGTGTCGCTGCGGCTGGTGCAGCCCAACGTGCCGCAGGGGGAGAAGTGGCGCCGCGAGCTGCGCGACCGGCATTTCGAGCAGCTGATGCGCCTGAGCACGCTGGAGCGTCCGGCCGCGACCAAGGTGGTGATCTGGCCGGAGACCGCGACGCCGTTCGTGTTCGCGGAATCGCCGGACTACCGGCGGATGGCGGCCCGGATCGTGCCGCCCGGCGGCTATCTGCTGCTGGGCGCGCCCCGCGGCGCGATGACCCCGGCCGAGACCGCCGTCGCGCCGCCGGGCGGCCAGCGGCCGATCTGGAACAGCCTGCACGCGGTCGACGGCGGCGGCGCGATCCTCGCCACCTACGATAAAATCCACCTCGTCCCGCTGGGCGAGTACCTGCCGTTGCGCCGCTGGTTCCCGATTCTCGCGGACACGATCGGCCGGGGCTCGTTCGAGGCCGGCGCCGAGCGCCGCACGATCCGCCTGCCGGGTCTACCGGCGATGGCGGTGGTCATCTGCTACGAGGTGATCTTCCCCGGCGCTGTGGTCGACGGCGCCGACCGGCCCGGCTGGATCCTCAACGTCACCAACGACTCCTGGTTCGGTGAATCCAGCGGCCCCCATCAGCATCTCGTCAGCGCCCGCATGCGATCCATAGAGGAGGGGCTGCCGCAGATCCGGGTGGCCAACACCGGAATCTCCGCCGCGATCGACCCGTACGGGCGCATCGAGGCGCGGCTGGGCATGAACAAGACCGGCGTGATCGACCATGAGTTGCCGGCCGCCCTGCCGCCGACGTTCTACGCGCGATGGAGCGATTGGACGTTTCTCGCGTTGCTGGTGGGCATGCTCGGGATTGCCGGGTGGGGCGCCGGGCCGCGTCGGCGATAA
- a CDS encoding GNAT family N-acetyltransferase, producing MSLRRLETMLRPRSVALIGASARPGSVGELLLRRLTSGAFKGAVWPVNPKGRVDAARPAFRAPKDLPEIPDLALIAAPAAAVPGAVRDLAKRGCRAAVVFAADLGGGDQRRHGKAVELATRYARRAGMSLLGPASAGLQSPAIGLDASLLATAAPDGDLAFVTQSAAVASAALDWAATRRIGFSHVVTLGEAVDVDFGLMLDWLALDERTRAILVHIESVRDSRRFLSAARAAARSKPVIALKTGRTPASARAVHAPGGAVGADEVYEAAFRRAGMLRVGDLDELFEATTTLAAKRHPSGDRLAILANGGGLGVLAADALHELGGRLVAAAGGGPNDIGSDAPPERYTAATSAALDDPMVDALLVTQAPSAFVDSRAAADAVIAAAAASGTRKPVLASWVGGETQRGAREAFTAAGLPVYDTPRQAVRGFMHLVQFRRNREILMETPASQPEAFAIDIAAARAVIDAARRAGRIELSSVESLALLRAASITTAPTFRPVEVDAYDLVVALRDDPVFGPVVVFGRGGLVGRRLDDRALALPPLNMHLAREAMARTRVWRLLQGDSERAPVALDALALTLIKVAQIAVELPDVATLRIDPLRVDGAGVIAMEARVWLTPAPRAAPRLAIRPYPKELERRETLRDGTSFALRPLRPEDEPEVIRMIGRMDREDVRLRFFAPMARLSHDMAARLTQLDYDRQMALVAIGVEPDGASHGWGVVRLAADPDNESAEFAVTVRTDLKGRGLGTLLMERIIAYARASGLKTLTGMVLAENEPMLTLCRRLGFRAARDREDPGVVRVELPL from the coding sequence ATGAGTCTGCGCCGTCTCGAGACCATGCTGCGGCCGCGGTCGGTGGCGCTGATCGGCGCCAGCGCGCGGCCCGGGTCGGTCGGCGAGCTGCTGCTGCGGCGCCTCACGTCGGGCGCGTTCAAGGGCGCGGTGTGGCCGGTCAATCCCAAGGGCCGCGTCGACGCCGCGCGGCCGGCGTTCCGCGCGCCGAAGGACCTGCCGGAGATTCCCGATCTCGCGCTGATCGCCGCGCCTGCGGCGGCCGTGCCCGGCGCGGTGCGCGATCTGGCGAAACGCGGCTGCCGCGCCGCCGTGGTGTTCGCGGCCGATCTCGGCGGCGGCGATCAGCGCCGCCACGGCAAGGCCGTCGAGCTGGCGACGCGCTACGCGCGGCGCGCCGGGATGAGCCTGCTGGGGCCGGCCTCGGCCGGGCTGCAATCGCCGGCGATCGGGCTCGACGCCAGCCTGCTGGCCACGGCCGCGCCCGACGGCGATCTGGCCTTCGTGACGCAATCGGCGGCGGTCGCGTCGGCGGCGCTGGACTGGGCGGCGACCCGGCGCATCGGCTTCAGCCACGTCGTCACCCTGGGCGAGGCGGTCGATGTCGATTTCGGCTTGATGCTCGACTGGCTGGCGCTGGACGAGCGCACGCGCGCCATCCTCGTGCACATCGAATCGGTGCGCGACTCCCGGCGTTTCCTGTCGGCGGCGCGCGCCGCGGCCCGGTCCAAGCCGGTGATCGCGCTCAAGACCGGCCGCACGCCGGCCTCGGCGCGCGCCGTCCACGCGCCGGGCGGCGCGGTCGGCGCCGACGAGGTCTACGAGGCGGCGTTCCGCCGCGCCGGCATGCTGCGGGTCGGCGATCTCGACGAGTTGTTCGAGGCGACGACCACGTTGGCCGCCAAGCGGCATCCCTCCGGCGACCGGCTGGCGATCCTCGCCAATGGCGGCGGTCTGGGCGTGCTCGCGGCCGACGCGCTGCACGAGCTGGGCGGGCGCCTCGTCGCCGCGGCGGGCGGCGGGCCGAACGACATCGGCAGCGACGCGCCGCCGGAGCGTTACACGGCGGCCACCTCAGCGGCGCTCGACGATCCGATGGTCGACGCGCTGCTGGTGACGCAGGCGCCGTCGGCCTTCGTCGATTCCCGCGCCGCCGCCGACGCGGTGATCGCCGCGGCGGCGGCCTCGGGCACGCGCAAGCCGGTGCTGGCGAGCTGGGTCGGCGGCGAGACGCAGCGCGGCGCGCGCGAGGCGTTCACGGCGGCGGGGCTTCCGGTCTACGACACGCCGCGCCAGGCGGTGCGCGGCTTCATGCATCTCGTGCAGTTCCGGCGCAACCGCGAGATCCTGATGGAGACGCCGGCCTCGCAGCCGGAGGCGTTCGCCATCGACATCGCCGCCGCCAGGGCGGTGATCGACGCCGCGCGCCGGGCGGGGCGGATCGAGCTGTCATCCGTCGAATCGCTGGCGCTGCTGCGCGCCGCGTCGATCACGACGGCGCCGACGTTCCGGCCGGTCGAGGTCGACGCCTACGATCTGGTGGTGGCGCTGCGCGACGATCCGGTGTTCGGGCCGGTGGTGGTGTTCGGTCGCGGCGGTCTGGTCGGACGGCGTCTCGACGACCGGGCGCTGGCGCTGCCGCCGCTCAACATGCACCTCGCGCGCGAGGCGATGGCGCGCACCCGCGTCTGGCGCCTGCTGCAGGGCGATTCCGAGCGCGCGCCGGTGGCGCTCGACGCGCTGGCGCTGACCTTGATCAAGGTGGCGCAGATCGCCGTCGAGCTGCCCGACGTCGCGACCCTGCGGATCGATCCGCTGCGGGTCGACGGCGCCGGGGTGATCGCGATGGAGGCGCGGGTGTGGCTGACGCCGGCGCCGCGGGCGGCGCCGCGGCTGGCGATCCGGCCCTATCCGAAGGAGCTGGAGCGGCGGGAGACGCTGCGCGACGGCACGTCGTTCGCCTTGCGCCCGCTGCGGCCGGAGGACGAGCCGGAGGTCATCCGCATGATCGGGCGGATGGACCGCGAGGACGTACGCCTGCGCTTCTTCGCGCCGATGGCGCGGCTGTCGCACGACATGGCGGCGCGCCTGACGCAGCTCGACTACGACCGCCAGATGGCGCTGGTCGCGATCGGTGTCGAGCCCGACGGCGCGTCGCATGGCTGGGGCGTGGTGCGGCTGGCCGCCGATCCCGACAACGAGTCGGCGGAGTTCGCCGTCACCGTGCGCACCGATCTGAAGGGCCGCGGTCTGGGCACGCTGCTGATGGAGCGGATCATCGCCTACGCCCGCGCGAGCGGCCTCAAGACGTTGACCGGCATGGTGCTGGCCGAGAACGAGCCGATGCTGACCTTGTGCCGCCGCCTCGGCTTCCGCGCCGCCCGCGACCGCGAGGACCCCGGCGTCGTACGCGTCGAGCTGCCGTTGTGA
- a CDS encoding MFS transporter has product MRRWRDAAEVYRDRKQLTILLQGFASGMPLLLTLSSLSYWLSKVGVDLKTIGLFALVGAPYTFKFVWAPLVDQLAIPVLDRLLGRRRSWMLVSQVALVACITGLGWSDPTVDPWWTALFAVLIAFFSATQDIAIDAYRIEALAEHEQGAGSATTQLGYRVALWTVDALVLLLPAFMSWPAVFTILAALMASTLVITLMSPEPKVARRPFTTAADWALGAVVAPFAEFIRYRGWLLVLLFAMFYKFGDAIGGTMTRPFLVALGFSGPEIFGVTKSFGVAGTLLGGIVGGVVVARYGLFKALLIGGALQAVTNLLFAWQAVAGHDVVVLTVAITIDNFTGSMGAIALVAYLSSLCTSGMAGTQYALFTSLTALGRTVMSSGSGYLAESVSWPAFWALTTLLAVPGLALVAGLWWLHRARPAPSSPSPPT; this is encoded by the coding sequence ATGCGACGCTGGCGCGACGCCGCCGAGGTCTACCGCGACCGCAAGCAGCTCACGATCCTGCTGCAGGGTTTCGCCAGCGGCATGCCGCTGCTGCTGACCCTGTCGTCGCTGAGCTACTGGCTCAGCAAGGTCGGCGTCGACCTCAAGACCATCGGTCTGTTCGCGCTGGTCGGCGCGCCGTACACGTTCAAATTCGTGTGGGCGCCGCTGGTCGACCAGCTCGCGATCCCCGTCCTCGACCGGCTGCTGGGCCGCCGGCGCTCGTGGATGCTGGTGTCGCAGGTCGCGCTGGTCGCGTGCATCACCGGGCTGGGCTGGAGCGATCCCACCGTCGATCCGTGGTGGACGGCGCTGTTCGCGGTGCTGATCGCGTTCTTCTCCGCGACCCAGGACATCGCCATCGACGCCTACCGCATCGAGGCGCTGGCCGAGCACGAGCAGGGCGCCGGCTCGGCCACGACCCAGCTCGGCTACCGCGTGGCGCTGTGGACGGTCGACGCGCTGGTGCTGCTGCTGCCGGCGTTCATGTCGTGGCCGGCGGTGTTCACGATCCTCGCCGCGCTGATGGCCTCGACGCTGGTCATCACGCTGATGTCGCCGGAGCCGAAGGTCGCGCGGCGGCCGTTCACGACGGCGGCGGACTGGGCGCTGGGCGCCGTGGTGGCGCCGTTCGCCGAGTTCATCCGCTACCGCGGCTGGCTGCTCGTGCTGCTGTTCGCCATGTTCTACAAATTCGGCGACGCCATCGGCGGCACCATGACGCGGCCGTTCCTGGTCGCGCTGGGCTTCTCCGGGCCGGAGATCTTCGGCGTCACCAAGAGCTTCGGCGTCGCCGGCACGCTGCTGGGCGGCATCGTCGGCGGCGTCGTGGTGGCGCGCTACGGCCTGTTCAAGGCGCTGCTGATCGGCGGCGCGCTGCAGGCCGTCACCAACCTGCTCTTCGCGTGGCAGGCGGTGGCCGGCCACGACGTCGTGGTGCTGACCGTCGCCATCACGATCGACAATTTCACCGGCTCGATGGGCGCGATCGCGCTGGTCGCCTACCTGTCGAGCCTGTGCACCTCGGGGATGGCGGGCACGCAGTACGCGCTGTTCACCTCGCTGACGGCGCTGGGACGCACCGTGATGTCGTCGGGCAGCGGCTATCTGGCGGAGAGCGTGAGCTGGCCGGCGTTCTGGGCGCTCACGACATTGCTGGCGGTCCCCGGCCTGGCGCTGGTCGCCGGCCTGTGGTGGCTGCATCGGGCGCGGCCGGCGCCTTCTTCTCCCTCTCCGCCCACGTAG
- a CDS encoding adenosine kinase: MTASASIDVLGIGNAIVDVLARTDDEFLSLNRLAKGGMALIDAERAEALYRAMQGGVEVSGGSCANTMVGVASLGGKAAYIGKVRDDGLGWTFRHDIRSAGVAFDTAAATDGPPTARCLIFVTPDAQRTMNTYLGACVTLGPADVDAKLVASAAVTYIEGYLWDAPDAKAAVRKAMDAARAAGRKVSLTLSDSFCVDRWRDEFRALLREKVDVLFANESEILSLYQAKTFDEALQGVRHDGKTAALTRSAKGSVVVSGDEVHVVDAAKVSKVVDTTGAGDLYAAGFLYGFTRGLKLAECARIGGAAAGEVISHFGARPETPLKTLL; encoded by the coding sequence ATGACCGCATCAGCCTCCATCGACGTGCTCGGCATCGGCAACGCCATCGTCGACGTGCTCGCCCGCACCGACGACGAGTTCCTGTCCCTCAACCGGCTGGCCAAGGGCGGCATGGCGCTGATCGACGCCGAGCGGGCCGAGGCGCTGTACCGGGCGATGCAGGGCGGCGTCGAGGTGTCCGGCGGCTCCTGCGCCAACACCATGGTCGGCGTGGCGTCGCTGGGCGGCAAGGCGGCCTATATCGGCAAGGTGCGCGACGACGGGCTGGGCTGGACCTTCCGCCACGACATCCGCTCAGCCGGCGTCGCGTTCGACACGGCGGCGGCGACCGACGGGCCGCCGACCGCGCGCTGCCTGATCTTCGTGACGCCCGACGCGCAGCGCACGATGAACACCTATCTCGGCGCCTGCGTGACGCTGGGGCCGGCCGATGTCGACGCCAAGCTCGTGGCCTCGGCGGCGGTCACCTACATCGAGGGCTATCTGTGGGACGCGCCCGACGCCAAGGCGGCCGTGCGCAAGGCGATGGACGCCGCCCGCGCCGCCGGCCGCAAGGTGTCGCTGACCCTGAGCGACTCGTTCTGCGTCGACCGCTGGCGCGACGAGTTCCGCGCGCTGCTGCGCGAGAAGGTCGACGTGCTGTTCGCCAACGAGAGCGAGATTCTCTCGCTCTACCAGGCGAAGACCTTCGACGAGGCGCTGCAGGGCGTGCGCCACGACGGCAAGACGGCGGCGCTGACGCGCAGCGCCAAGGGCTCGGTGGTCGTGTCCGGCGACGAGGTCCACGTGGTCGACGCCGCCAAGGTGTCGAAGGTGGTCGACACCACCGGCGCGGGCGACCTCTACGCGGCGGGGTTCCTCTACGGCTTCACGCGCGGTCTGAAGCTGGCGGAATGCGCCCGCATCGGCGGCGCGGCGGCGGGCGAGGTGATCTCGCATTTCGGCGCCCGGCCGGAGACGCCGCTGAAGACGCTGCTCTGA